A region from the bacterium genome encodes:
- a CDS encoding zf-HC2 domain-containing protein produces MNQCREYQKLIYDFYDDIISEDDKIRLNNHFKVCEDCLAFSNRVKKMKQILNELPRPGVSENFNILLRERLRRELARQKQPSIKTKFLVPAFATGLLFIVIGWLSINDINLFNSGKNIASTEKLIQEQKKITNGSNVQYVIDQYGVEESSAANNSKIKNLDKNLSDSLKSLKNTDQIRVRLTPVSF; encoded by the coding sequence TTGAATCAGTGTCGTGAATATCAAAAGTTAATCTATGATTTTTATGATGACATTATCAGTGAAGATGATAAAATAAGGCTTAATAATCATTTTAAAGTTTGTGAGGATTGTTTGGCTTTCTCAAATCGCGTAAAAAAAATGAAGCAGATATTAAATGAATTGCCAAGGCCCGGTGTTTCCGAGAACTTTAATATACTTTTAAGAGAACGGCTTAGAAGAGAACTCGCAAGGCAAAAACAGCCTTCTATCAAAACAAAGTTTCTTGTACCTGCTTTTGCAACCGGTTTATTGTTTATTGTGATAGGCTGGCTTTCCATAAATGATATTAATTTATTTAATAGCGGTAAAAATATTGCATCTACAGAAAAATTAATACAAGAACAGAAAAAAATAACAAACGGGTCTAATGTGCAGTATGTTATTGATCAATATGGAGTAGAGGAGAGTAGCGCAGCAAATAATAGCAAAATAAAAAATCTTGATAAAAATTTATCAGATAGTTTGAAATCATTAAAAAATACAGATCAAATAAGAGTACGATTAACTCCGGTAAGTTTTTAA
- a CDS encoding sigma-70 family RNA polymerase sigma factor — protein MRPDDEELIERFQNGELYAFELIVQRYKEPLTNFIYYYLGNRLDAEDVVQETFIRLYKKKEMYRKVAKFSTWIYTIASNLAKTELRKRKRKRVLSLSKIGYEDKDFEIPDSLSQPDKIVENNMEMKFIKGEIDKLPARFKEVVILRDIEQLSYEEISDILKIPIGTVKSRVNRGRSRLQNKLRFLME, from the coding sequence ATCAGACCTGATGATGAAGAGCTGATTGAACGATTCCAGAATGGGGAGTTATATGCATTCGAATTAATTGTACAGCGATATAAAGAGCCCTTAACTAATTTTATTTACTATTATTTGGGTAACAGGCTTGATGCAGAAGATGTTGTACAGGAAACGTTTATTCGTTTGTACAAAAAAAAGGAAATGTACCGTAAAGTAGCAAAGTTCTCTACATGGATATATACAATTGCCAGTAATCTCGCTAAAACCGAATTGAGAAAAAGAAAACGTAAACGCGTACTTTCTTTATCAAAGATCGGGTATGAAGACAAAGATTTTGAAATACCGGACTCTTTAAGTCAGCCGGATAAAATTGTAGAAAACAATATGGAAATGAAATTCATAAAAGGCGAGATTGATAAACTGCCTGCAAGATTTAAAGAAGTTGTTATTTTGAGAGACATTGAACAGCTTTCTTATGAGGAAATAAGTGATATTCTTAAGATACCAATAGGTACAGTCAAATCACGTGTAAATCGCGGAAGAAGCCGGCTGCAAAACAAACTAAGGTTTTTAATGGAATAA